One window from the genome of Elaeis guineensis isolate ETL-2024a chromosome 5, EG11, whole genome shotgun sequence encodes:
- the LOC105045615 gene encoding uncharacterized protein has translation MVPELEKARVTELHVRMDCNGCVQKIKKAMHGIDGVYDVYVDSAKQKLTIVGRADPEKIVKAIKKTGKIATICSHTEQVEASGSEQPPSTEAAASSSPPATEPADQPPSEAPPTPPAEPPQEAPFGETKAPEINPSPEAQDATPTESKDVEEIHMVHRYPHSYIYREHWNHYPTSGHEIRHEASSHVAHSYSSYRPSPYVTGYGHLQSAPQDIRYGGAEALHDGYYHNQGGGDGNQITSIFSDENPNACRIV, from the exons ATGGTTCCAGAACTAGAG AAAGCTCGAGTAACAGAGTTACATGTCCGAATGGACTGCAACGGCTGTGTGCAGAAGATCAAGAAGGCAATGCATGGAATTGATG GTGTATATGATGTCTATGTTGACTCTGCTAAACAGAAGTTGACAATCGTGGGGAGGGCTGATCCTGAAAAGATAGTCAAAGCCATCAAGAAGACAGGAAAGATTGCCACAATCTGTTCCCACACAGAACAGGTCGAGGCCAGTGGCTCTGAGCAGCCACCATCCACCGAAGCTGCAGCAAGCAGCAGCCCACCAGCCACTGAACCTGCTGACCAACCTCCAAGCGAGGCCCCTCCCACCCCACCAGCAGAGCCCCCGCAAGAAGCCCCTTTCGGAGAAACCAAAGCTCCAGAAATAAATCCATCACCTGAAGCCCAGGATGCCACCCCAACCGAATCTAAAGATGTCGAGGAGATCCACATGGTGCATCGCTACCCACACAGCTACATCTACAGAGAGCACTGGAATCACTACCCTACTAGTGGACATGAGATCAGACATGAGGCTTCATCCCATGTTGCCCACAGCTATAGCAGCTACAGGCCATCCCCATATGTAACAGGATATGGACACCTCCAATCAGCTCCACAGGACATTAGATATGGTGGGGCAGAAGCACTCCATGATGGTTATTATCATAACCAGGGAGGTGGAGATGGAAACCAGATTACCTCTATCTTCAGTGATGAGAATCCAAATGCATGCAGGATAGTGTAA